One genomic region from Metallosphaera tengchongensis encodes:
- a CDS encoding NAD(P)-dependent glycerol-1-phosphate dehydrogenase, which yields MELQEHVIDLPKKVYVGNGILSKLGDYLYQLNVVDPILVIIGPTVRKLVLGEILNKITWLGKVEMVEVNNSSIEEVNRTEEIAKRVNPKFILGIGGGKTIDVAKYVAYRLNINFISIPTAPSHDGITSPFASIKGLGKPVSVKAKTPYAIIADILVLSSAPRRLINAGIGDTIGKLVAIRDWKLASKLTGEYYGDYTASLALLSAKHALACAKIIHRDLKYSVRLLTEALISSGVAMGMAGSTRPASGSEHLFAHAVDLLQPNAAMHGELVGIGTILMAYVHGINWKEIRNALNKVGAPTTARQLGIPNDIIIKALTIAHTIRPERYTILGDRGLTWGSAEKIARDTGVIE from the coding sequence ATGGAGTTACAAGAGCATGTAATAGACCTGCCGAAGAAGGTATACGTTGGCAACGGTATACTCTCGAAGCTCGGAGACTATTTATATCAACTAAATGTGGTAGATCCTATTTTAGTAATTATAGGACCGACTGTACGGAAATTGGTACTAGGAGAGATTTTGAATAAAATAACATGGTTAGGGAAAGTTGAAATGGTAGAAGTAAACAATTCATCCATTGAGGAAGTTAATAGAACAGAGGAAATAGCCAAGAGGGTCAATCCAAAATTTATTCTTGGGATAGGCGGAGGCAAAACAATTGATGTAGCAAAGTACGTTGCGTATAGGCTAAATATTAATTTCATAAGTATTCCAACTGCCCCATCTCATGATGGAATAACCTCTCCGTTCGCATCCATAAAGGGTTTAGGAAAACCTGTTTCGGTTAAAGCAAAGACTCCCTACGCAATTATAGCAGATATACTCGTGTTGAGTTCAGCTCCAAGAAGGCTCATAAACGCTGGCATAGGTGATACGATAGGAAAATTAGTGGCTATTAGAGATTGGAAGCTCGCATCTAAACTCACGGGAGAGTATTACGGTGACTATACTGCTTCGCTAGCCCTTCTTTCAGCAAAGCATGCATTAGCATGTGCTAAAATTATACATAGGGACTTGAAGTATAGTGTCAGGTTACTCACAGAAGCCTTAATCAGCAGTGGCGTTGCAATGGGTATGGCTGGTAGTACTAGGCCAGCTAGTGGTTCGGAGCATCTGTTCGCTCATGCCGTAGATTTACTGCAGCCTAACGCAGCCATGCACGGCGAACTAGTTGGGATAGGAACGATACTAATGGCCTATGTACACGGAATTAATTGGAAAGAGATACGTAACGCCCTAAATAAAGTGGGCGCACCAACTACTGCAAGACAACTAGGGATCCCCAATGATATAATAATTAAGGCGCTGACTATTGCCCACACCAT